The Ornithinimicrobium faecis region CAGACCCTGCTGCGCAACGGCCTGCGCGACCGGATCACCGTCCAGGTCGACGGTCAACTCAAGACAGGTCGAGACGTCGTCATCGCGGCGCTGCTGGGGGCGGAGGAGTTCGGTTTCGCCACGGCTCCCCTGGTTGTCTCCGGCTGCGTCATGATGCGCGTCTGTCACCTGGACACCTGCCCCGTCGGGGTCGCCACGCAGAACCCCGAGCTGCGCTCGAGATACACCGGGCAGGCGGAGCACGTCATCACCTTCTTCCAGTTCATCGCCGAGCAGGTCCGCGAGCTGCTGGCCTCGCTCGGCTATCGCACGCTCGATGAGGTGATCGGCCGGGTGGACCTGCTCGATGCCGAGGCGGCGACCACCCACTGGAAGGCCCAGGGCCTCGACCTCGGGCCGCTGCTGCACTCGGAGTCAGTCCCCGCTGGTGCCTCACTGCGACGCAGCACCAGCCAGGACCACGGCCTGGAGCAGGCCCTGGACCACCAGCTGATCGAGGCGGCCACTCCCGCCCTGGAGCACCGGGCGCACGTCACCGGCGAGTTCGCGGTCCGCAACGTCAATCGCACGCTCGGCACGATGCTCGGCCACGAGGTGACCCGGCGGCACGGCGCCGACGGGCTGCCCGACGGCACGATCGACTTCACCCTCACCGGGTCTGCAGGTCAGTCCCTCGGGGCCTTCCTGCCGCGCGGCATCACGCTGCGGATGGTCGGCGACGCCAATGACTATGTCGGCAAGGGTCTGTCCGGCGGGCAGATCGTGGTGCGCCCACCCGACGAGGCTCCCTTCCGTGCGGCCGACCAGGTGATCGCCGGCAATGTCATCGCCTACGGCGCGACGTCGGGCCAGCTCAACCTGCGCGGACTCGTGGGCGAGCGCTTCTGCGTGCGCAACTCCGGCGCCATCGCCGTGGTCGAGGGCGTCGGAGACCACGCCCTCGAATACATGACCGGCGGGACCGTGCTGATCCTCGGCCCGACCGGTCGCAACGTGGGCGCCGGGATGTCTGGCGGCACGGCATACGTCCTCGATCTGGAGCCGAGCCGGGTCAACCAGGGCGCCGTCACCTCTGGTGACCTGATCCTCGACCCGGTCGAGCCCGGCGGTCCGACCGCCGGGGTGCTGCACGAGTTGCTCACCGAGCACATCACCCTGACCGGATCGACCGTCGCTCAACTGATCCTGGACACCCCGGACTGGCCGACCCGCTTCACCAGGATCACCCCGAGGCAGTATGCCGGGGTGCTCCGCATCCGCGAGGAGATCGCCGCCCGCGGCGAGGACCCAGACGGCCCCCATGCCTGGCAAATGATCCTGGAGGACTCCCGTGGCTGACCCTCATGGCTTCCTGAACCATCGTGACCGCGAGCCCCAGCCCAGCCGGCCGGTGCCGGTGCGCATCATGGACTGGAAGGAGGTGCACACCGCCCAGGAGGACGGCGTGCTCCGCCGCCAGGCCGGGCGGTGCATGGACTGCGGCATCCCGTTCTGCCACCAGGGTTGTCCGCTGGGCAACCTGATCCCCGAGTGGAACGACCTGGCGCGTCGTGGCAACTTCCGGGAGGCGATCGAGCGGCTGCACGCCACGAACAACTTCCCCGAGTTCACCGGGCGTCTGTGCCCTGCGCCCTGCGAGACCGCGTGTGTCCTGGGCATCAGCCAGCCTGCGGTGACGATCAAGTCGGTCGAGGTCTCGATCATCGACCGGGCCTTCGACAACGGGATGGTGACCGCCCAGGAGCCGGAGTGGCTCAGCGGCAAGACCATCGCGGTCGTCGGGTCCGGCCCGGCCGGGTTGGCCGCGGCGCAGCAACTGGGCCGCGCTGGTCACACCGTCGTCGTCTTTGAGCGCGACGACGCGGTCGGCGGTCTGCTGCGTTATGGCATCCCCGAGTTCAAGATGGAGAAGTCGGTGCTCGACCGCCGGCTCGTCCAGCTGCGCTCCGAGGGCATCCGGTTCCGGACCGGTGTCACGATCGGTGGCGACGGTCCCGCCGACCTCAGCATCGCCGACCTCAGCGAGCGTTTCGACGCCGTCGTCCTCGCCGTGGGCTCCACCGTTCCTCGTCCCCTCGGGGTCAGCGGCCAGGAGGTGCCCGGTGTGCACGCTGCCATGGACTATCTGGTGCCAGCCAACCGCGAGGCGCTGGGTGCCGATCGCGGCATGGACGCCGCGGGCCGGCACGTGGTCATCGTGGGCGGCGGTGACACCGGTGCCGACTGCTATGGCACGGCCATCCGTCAGGGGGCGGCCAGCGTCACCCAGCTCGACATCCGGCCCCAGCCGCCCACAGAGCGGCCAGAGCACCATCCGTGGCCGATGTATCCGCTGATCCACCGGGTCGGCGAGTCCCACGAGGAGGGGGGTGAGCGCATGTTCGGGGTCAACACCCTGGAGGTCGTCACCACCGACGGCGTGGTCAGCGGGGTGCACATCGTTGATGGCGAGCGGATCGACGGTCGCTTCGACGCCGAGGCCGGGACCGAGCGCACCATCCCCGCGGACCTGGTCCTCGTGGCGCTGGGCTTCACGGGCCCGGACCCCGTCGTGACCACTGGCACCGAACTGCCGACCACCGCTCGCGGCGTCTTCGTCCGGGACGAGCACTATGCCACCGAGGTGCCGGGTGTCTTCGTCGCCGGTGACGCCGGCCGGGGACAGTCGCTCATCGTCTGGGCCATCGCCGAGGGCCGGGCGTGCGCCGCGGAGGTTGATCGCTTCCTGACCGGCACCACGTCGCTGCCGGCACCGGTGCGGCCGACCGACGCCCCGATCACAGTGTGAGGTCACAGTGTGAGGTCACAGGGTGAGGTCACAGTGTGAGGTCATGGTGTGAGCGTCCGGCATAGACTCACTGCCATGGTTGACACCTCACCGGATGCTGCCCACGTCGAGACGGGTGGCCCCTTCTGGCTCAGCAACCTCGGGCACGCCCTGGTGCGCAAGGTCAGCGTGTCCGAGATGAACAACAACTGCTATCTGGTCACCTGCCGTCGCACCGGTGATCAGCTCCTGGTGGATGCTGCCGCCGAGCCGGAGCGCCTCGCCGAGTTGGTCTCTGCCGGGTCCGGACGGCTGACCACCGTGGTCACGACGCACCAGCACTGGGACCACCACCGGGCGCTGGAGGCCGTCGTCGCGGCGCATTCCCCGCGCACGGCGGCGGGGGCGCCCGACGCGTCGGCGTTGCCCGTCCCGCCGGACGTCGAACTGACCCAGGGTGATCGGGTCAGCATCGGTGAGCTTGTCCTCGATGTGATCGCGCTGCGTGGCCACACACCGGGTTCGGTCGCCCTGGCCCTGACCGACGGGGCCGG contains the following coding sequences:
- a CDS encoding glutamate synthase subunit beta, translated to MADPHGFLNHRDREPQPSRPVPVRIMDWKEVHTAQEDGVLRRQAGRCMDCGIPFCHQGCPLGNLIPEWNDLARRGNFREAIERLHATNNFPEFTGRLCPAPCETACVLGISQPAVTIKSVEVSIIDRAFDNGMVTAQEPEWLSGKTIAVVGSGPAGLAAAQQLGRAGHTVVVFERDDAVGGLLRYGIPEFKMEKSVLDRRLVQLRSEGIRFRTGVTIGGDGPADLSIADLSERFDAVVLAVGSTVPRPLGVSGQEVPGVHAAMDYLVPANREALGADRGMDAAGRHVVIVGGGDTGADCYGTAIRQGAASVTQLDIRPQPPTERPEHHPWPMYPLIHRVGESHEEGGERMFGVNTLEVVTTDGVVSGVHIVDGERIDGRFDAEAGTERTIPADLVLVALGFTGPDPVVTTGTELPTTARGVFVRDEHYATEVPGVFVAGDAGRGQSLIVWAIAEGRACAAEVDRFLTGTTSLPAPVRPTDAPITV
- a CDS encoding MBL fold metallo-hydrolase, translated to MVDTSPDAAHVETGGPFWLSNLGHALVRKVSVSEMNNNCYLVTCRRTGDQLLVDAAAEPERLAELVSAGSGRLTTVVTTHQHWDHHRALEAVVAAHSPRTAAGAPDASALPVPPDVELTQGDRVSIGELVLDVIALRGHTPGSVALALTDGAGRAHLFTGDSLFPGGVGRVTTPEDFTQLLDDVESRVFDVYPDNTVVHPGHGDSTTLGAERPHLEEWRARGW